A region of Paramormyrops kingsleyae isolate MSU_618 chromosome 17, PKINGS_0.4, whole genome shotgun sequence DNA encodes the following proteins:
- the LOC140579143 gene encoding uncharacterized protein — MAPVVCSECSIFSYSSPVISGTFVCDKCKLVARLTEKIADLEGRIRTLREIQESESFIDAVLAAPDMSAIVSQSPPAPAAGPSQQGEWVTTRRHSRKSKQDSHRHHSPIRVSNRFSPLSETPTEPPVESALVIGDSMLRNVRVATPAAVVNCLPGARATDILSNLKVLAKSKRKYSHIVIHVGTNDVRLRQSEITKANFIAVCSLARKMSASVTCSGPIPARRGDEMYSRLSSLHRWLSEWCPINGVGYIDHWRTFWGRPWLLKRDGIHPTWAGADLLSKSIAHSLRADC, encoded by the coding sequence ATGGCTCCTGTCGTTTGCTCCGAGTGCAGTATctttagttattcttctcccgtCATTAGCGGTACGTTTGTCTGTGATAAGTGTAAGCTAGTTgccaggctgacggagaagatcgcagacttagagggacgcatccggacgttacgggagattcaggagagtgagagttttattgacgcagtgttagcggctccggatatgtccgctatagtgagccagtctccccccgctccggcagcagggccttcgcagcaaggcgagtgggtgacgacccggcggcatagccgtaagtccaaacaggactcacaccggcaccattcacccattcgcgtttccaacaggttctccccactcagtgaaacacccactgagccacctgttgaaagcgctctggtaatcggcgattctatgctaagaaacgtgagagtagcgactccagcggccgtagttaattgtctccctggtgccagagcgaccgacatcttatcaaacttaaaagtgctggctaagagtaaacgtaagtattcgcatattgttatccacgtcggcacaaatgatgtccgattgaggcaatcggagatcactaaagcaaatttcataGCGGTGTGCAGCCTTGCGAGGAAGATGTCTGCGTCAGTAACATGCTCTGGccctatccctgctagacgtggtgacgaaatgtacagcagattatcgtcgctgcatcgctggctgtcggaatggtgcccgataaatggtgtgggttatatagaccattggcggacattctggggtaggccttggcttttgaagagggacggtattcaccccacgtgggctggtgccgatctcctgtcaaaaagcatagctcacagtcttagggcagattgctga
- the LOC140579189 gene encoding uncharacterized protein, which translates to MSSLSSVFSPRLSTLPQIRHCIVRGCPCLFVVRAIKPLYRTSWLLSSASLLTCLPVRDRMTDLFHKTPQIGEAEFLDLTEEVLYWLTQPEVQEDPLLRAIASRSRDVLEQMSLPGDAHLAGEVRDHVRQLREGVARISLRQVALDCGLPDSELPVVPLPPPTPARRRTRKKRRGRGREDAQEVFLGAVSVSAACPAAHKKNLSPILHPTVFAGDVTAASPRRTPEARLPAASLAKPEPVCPVTGTRLALKGARSVKDAIPRVPRLLKRAVPPEVPVPPAAPPEVPVPPAAPPEVPVPPAAPPEVPVPPAAPPLPAQVPAAAATAPTAPAAAAAATAPTAPAAAAATAPTAPAAAAATAPTAPAQLPVTLLLPVLPYVAVSLLN; encoded by the exons atgtctagcttgtcttctgtatttagtccgcgtctgagtacgttaccccagatccgtcattgtattgtccgtggatgtccgtgcctgttcgtCGTTCGTGCAATAAAACCCctttaccggacttcctggctgctctcgtctgcttccctgctcacctgcctgccagtacgtgacagaatgacggatctcttCCACAAGACGCCCCAGATCGGTGAGGCGGAATTTCTCGACCTCACCGAGGAGGTGTTATATTGGCTCACCCAGCCCGAAGTCCAGGAGGATCCCCTGCTTCGGGCtatagccagccggagcagggacgtCCTAGAGCAGATGTCCCTGCCCGGAGACGCGCACCTTGCGGGGGAGGTGCGTGACCACGTGCGGCAGCTTCGGGAGGGGGTTGCCAGGATATCGCTGAGGCAGGTCGCTTTGGACTGCGGGCTGCCAGACAGTGAGCTACCCGTGGTGCCCCTGCCTCCGCCTACCCCAGCGCGGAGAAGAACGCGGAAGAAGCGGAGAGGCAGAGGACGGGAAGACGCGCAGGAGGTCTTTCTGGGGGCTGTTTCTGTCTCTGCCGCTTGCCCTGCTGCGCATAAGAAGAATCTCAGCCCGATTCTCCACCCGACGGTGTTcgcgggtgacgtcaccgcTGCTTCGCCTAGGCGGACGCCTGAAGCCCGTCTGCCTGCCGCTTCGCTGGCCAAGCCTGAGCCAGTCTGCCCCGTCACcgggacgcgcctggcccttaaaggggccaggtcggTTAAGGACGCGATCCCACGAGTTCCGCGGTTGCTGAAGCGGGCAgtgccccccgaggttcctgtgccgcctgcagcgccccccgaggttcctgtgccgcctgcagcgccccccgaggttcctgtgccgcctgcagcgccccccgaggttcctgtgccgcctgcagcgcccccgcTCCCAGCTCAggtccctgctgctgctgctacggcgcccacggcccctgctgctgctgctgctgctacggcgcccacggcccctgctgctgctgctgctacggcgcccacggcccctgctgctgctgctgctacggcGCCCACGGCCCCTGCTCAGCTCCCCGTGACTCTCCTGCTCCCCGTGctccca TACGTGGCAGTATCTTTATTAAATTGA